CATTGCATTTCTGTATCTTGCGCGCAACTTCAAAACTGGCGCAGCGGGCTGCCAGTTGCAACTTACTTCACCATCAAAACGATCATGCCAATGGTGGCAGCCAGCAGCACGAGCGTGATGACATACCCGACGATGGTCCACCAGCCATAGCTGCTTTCATCAGAAAAGGCACGCGGTGTCCAGGAGACGTAGTTCTGGTTCTCTGTCAAGCGGGAAAAGACACCAGAGACAAACGCAGTCTGATTGTCGGCTTTGCCGGTGGCAGCGAGGTAACAGCCGCCAAAGAGTGGTAGTGTTTCATCGCCTCCCGCGTCGGCCAGGTTGACACAGCGGGCGAGCAGGCGACCCAGCCGGGGGCTGCGAACGTACATTTCCCGAACCAGCATATAGAGGTGGGCATTGTAGGGTGGTGCAACTCCTGGTGTTTTCCGCATGTCAGCAGAGGAATCGACCTTGAGAATCTGCATCACCCAGCGGGGCAGCACATTCTGGCCAATCCACAGCGCTGCGTTCTCGTAGAGTTTGGGTATCTCGGCAATAGGCAACTCGGGAATCATCGGGATGCGCTGACCTACGCGCTGCGAGAGATGTTCACTCTGGAAGCAGTTGCGGAACTCGTTGAAGCCGACAGCCGTTTCCAGATCGCAGACCATGCTGATCATCGGCATGCGCAGGTTCATCGTTTCGCGAACCAGCCCCAGTTCCGTCTGCAGAATGGGCAGGCCTTCCTTGTTGGTGTTTTCAGATTCGAGTGATTGCCAGGGGATGAGCACGAGAATGCCGTTGAGCGGGCACCAGGGACGTCGATCGCGCTGGATCAGTTTGCACAGGTACATCAGGCGGGCCTGATCATTCTGCAGAACTGCCTTGGGAATAGGCTCCATCTTCACTTCGGTTTTCTGGGGAGCCTTGGACAGATCGCTGAGTTCCTGCAGCCTGGCCTGTTCTTCGGGTGTCAGCCCCCGCTCGGTTCGCAGGCTCACGAGACGGTTCAGTTCGTCGAAGAGTTCCTTGTCCATACCCATATGGGCAGCAGCGGTTTCCGGGTTCAACGTCTTGTTCATATCGACTTTGTTCATGGCTTCGGCGACGTTGAAGTTCATGCCTTCACCCGCGAGGATGCTGCAATAGCGACCCCAGGCGGTGGCGCCCGAACAGACCAGGTAGATGGCATCGCGATGCACATAGAAGCGAAGGGGGGATCGTTCCTTGCCCGGGGCAATCAGCATGTCTTTGAGGCCGGATGCTTTCATCAATGCCTCATCCCCCGCCTGATTGCGACCCAGAATGAGGAACAGGGGATACTCGGCGAGATTCACGCCTGCATCATCGAGTTGTTCCAGTCCACGCACCCAGGCATCTTCAATGTCGGGAAACTCGATGATGGTATCGTCTTCGTTCAGCGTCAGAATCAGGTAGTAGAGCAGCCATGAAAACATGTACCCAAACAAAAACATGACAGGCAGATAGACCCATTTGAGTTTCGGATGATTAGCAAGGGCTCTATGAAGGCCGAGGTACTCGCTGGAATTCACTTCGTAAAGTACGTAAAGAATCACGCCTAGTATGATGACACGAACCAGGATGCGTACCCATCGCGGCCAGGTGCGGAAATCGGAGGCTGACATGAAGATCGGAACGATCAATCCGAGCCAGGTTCGGATGAAGGTCATGATCCCAATGATAAAATTGTAAAGTGCCTGCATGAACGCCTCGAAGTGTCAATTGGACCAGCGCTGGAGGAAAAGAAAAACTGCTGTGCCAAGGCAAATAAGGATAATCGTGAACAAGATGCGGAGCATCATGCCATACCGTTCACGGTTGCGCAGGGCTGGAACGTTACTGTGCGGTTCTCTTTCTGTCGGCAGTGGAAATTCCCTTGGCATGCCGGTAAGTACTCCCGTTCTCACCGTATTGATGAATCGATGTACATCGGTTATTCCAGCTTCGCCAGGCTCTCCACGGAATCCCAGCAGCACACACCAGAGATGAACCTCCAGGGCATCGGAGCCTGATCGTGCTTGAGCCTTGATCATATTGTTCCAGAATCGCCAGGCCCGCTGATGTGCTCCTCCATAAAGAATCATTTCCAACGTCGATTCGGTCCACGCCGAAGTCCAGGTTGAATCCGAGGCGATGAAAATTTCGTCGAGCCAGCAGGCTAGTGCATAGCGTATTCCCAGGAATGGCTCCATCGCCTTGTTCGAAGTATTGGTGATGCGGTTGTTGATGCCATCGCCTATGTATTGCGGATCCTGATTCAATTCGCCGTGCCCGGTGAGCATCTGGATGAACCGCTGCTGTTCCACCTGCATGGAAGGGTTTTCCCCTTTCTGCAGGCGTGACTTTAAATCGAGCGCATGCCCCATCACTTCATGGACCACTCGTGCGTATTTATCCTGCATAACTTTCCTATCGTTCTTGAACCGTCAACACCCTGCTTCCAGCAAGAGGTTTCCGGCATCACTCATTCCTAACTGCTGCGTGTGTTTCCGGCGGCACCACATACAGAGTGAACTGCATCTTGGTAATGACACCATCGGCACGGATGGAGATTTCCGATTGCCCATCGATGCTGCCAGCAATCAGTTTTTCATTCAGGCGGATGGCAATGCTCAGTGTGCGCTGCACGGCGGCCCATTCATCAGGCGAAAGGGTACGGTTAATCTGGAAATACGACAATGTGTGCGAATCAGGCAAAACTCGTGGCTGATTTCGAATATGCGTAAACGCCAGACCACGAAGTCCCCGTTGGAAAATGTCATCGACATTATCCAGCGAACCGATCTTCATATTCAAGATACGTTCCAGCAGCCTGACTACCTGGTCCGTTGACAACGGACATTCCACACCGACGAACATCTGGTAGCCCTGAGCAAGCCAGCGTGGCTCCATATTCACCTTCATACGCAGACCCGAACCGATGAACTGTGCATCCTCGTAGCCTTCTTGATCGCCACGGCCCAGCAATTCATTGATGTAGTTGGCTACGGTATAGAAACAGTGACCCAGATTGTCGTGTTCATACATAGGTAGATCATCAGGCGGCTCCATATTTGGTCCGAGGATGGCCAACTTGCCCACCAGCCTGCACAGTTCCATGTACGCTGTCAGCGGATGCACGCCCTGGGCATGG
This DNA window, taken from Planctomycetia bacterium, encodes the following:
- a CDS encoding DotU family type IV/VI secretion system protein, whose protein sequence is MQDKYARVVHEVMGHALDLKSRLQKGENPSMQVEQQRFIQMLTGHGELNQDPQYIGDGINNRITNTSNKAMEPFLGIRYALACWLDEIFIASDSTWTSAWTESTLEMILYGGAHQRAWRFWNNMIKAQARSGSDALEVHLWCVLLGFRGEPGEAGITDVHRFINTVRTGVLTGMPREFPLPTEREPHSNVPALRNRERYGMMLRILFTIILICLGTAVFLFLQRWSN